In one window of Saccharomyces paradoxus chromosome VII, complete sequence DNA:
- the BUB1 gene encoding protein kinase BUB1 (Protein kinase involved in the cell cycle checkpoint into anaphase~similar to YGR188C) gives MNLDLGSTVRGYESDKDTFPQSKGVSSSQKEQRSQLNQTKIAYEERLLNDLEDMDDPLDLFLDYMIWISTNYIEVDSDSGQEVLRNTMERCLIYIQDLETYRNDPRFLKIWIWYINLFLSNNFHECENTFTYMFKKGIGTKLSLFYEEFSKLLENAQFFLEAKMLLELGAENNCRPYNRLLKSLSNYEDRLREMNILENQHSVSDPSERLRERINYGGAPFFIRKFLTSSLMTDDKENRKELSSNIEVRKTAPNAHQDSILGSDFKAGTERLDLNGYKHPANQRLENGDKKTSVYADQKQSNDPVYKLINTPGRKPERIVFNFNLMYPENDEEFNTEEILAMIKGLYKMQPRSEKHAENYSNNYTSDKNSKKRKLDVLVERRQHLPSSQPPAVPKATRIEIFRDEDNPSQSTHHNSTQVQVQTTTSILPLKPVVDGNPAHVTPVKPSLTTNASRSPTVTAFSKDAMNEVFSMFNQHYSAPGALLDGDDTTTSKFNVFENFTQEFTAKNIEDLTEVKDLKEEAAPQQFTTINETNDLYERLPISSTRPERGDYMTPIKETTETNVLPIIQTPEERMKAGNKKSGDNTETQTELTSTNVQSSPFLTQPEPQVEKPLRTAKHLENNKEHYPTSIPPLIKIENQPPVIIENPLSNILRAKFLSEISPPLSQYNTFYNYNQELKMSSLLKKIHRVSRNENKNPIVDFKKTGDLYCIRGELGEGGYATVYLAESSQGHLRALKVEKPASVWEYYIMSQVEFRLRKSTILKSIINASALHLFLDESYLVLNYASQGTVLDLINLQREKTIDGNGIMDEYLCMFITVELMKVLEKIHEVGIIHGDLKPDNCMVRLEKRGEPLGAHYMRNGKDGWENKGIYLIDFGRSFDMTLLPPGTKFKSNWQADQQDCWEMRAGKPWSYEADYYGLAGVIHSMLFGKFIETIQLQDGRCKLKKPFKRYWKKEIWTVIFDLLLNSGQVSNQALPMTEKIVEIRDLVESHLEQHAENHLRNVILSVEEELSHLQYKGKPSKRF, from the coding sequence ATGAATTTAGACTTAGGTTCAACTGTACGAGGCTATGAATCAGATAAAGACACATTTCCACAATCGAAAGGCGTTAGCTCATCTCAAAAAGAGCAGCGTAGCCAGTTGAATCAGACAAAAATAGCTTATGAAGAGCGACTTCTGAATGATTTAGAGGATATGGATGACCCTTTAGATTTGTTTTTAGACTATATGATATGGATTAGCACCAACTATATCGAAGTGGATTCTGATTCAGGTCAGGAAGTTCTTCGAAATACAATGGAAAGGTGCTTGATTTATATACAAGATTTGGAAACCTATAGAAACGATCCCagatttttaaaaatttggatttggtatataaatttgtttcttAGCAACAACTTCCACGAGTGTGAGAATACTTTTACGTATATGTTTAAGAAGGGAATTGGAACTAAGCTTTCGTTGTTTTACGAAGAGTTCTCCAAACTATTAGAAAAtgctcaattttttctagaaGCAAAAATGTTATTAGAATTAGGCGCTGAAAACAATTGCAGGCCTTATAACAGGTTATTAAAGTCATTAAGCAATTATGAAGACAGGCTCCGAGAAATGAATATCCTAGAAAACCAGCACAGTGTATCTGATCCAAGTGAAAGATTAAGGGAAAGGATAAATTATGGAGGAGCACCCTTTTTCATTCGTAAATTTTTAACCTCATCATTGATGACTGATGACAAGGAAAATCGAAAAGAACTGAGTTCTAACATAGAAGTTCGTAAGACTGCTCCCAATGCACATCAAGATTCTATATTGGGTTCTGACTTTAAGGCAGGAACGGAAAGGCTTGATTTGAATGGCTATAAACACCCCGCTAATCAACGCTTAGAGAATGGtgataaaaaaacttcagTATATGCTGATCAAAAGCAATCTAACGATCCAGTCTACAAACTAATCAATACTCCTGGACGGAAACCTGAACGAATAGTTTTTAATTTTAATCTTATGTATCCAGAAAACGACGAAGAGTTCAACACCGAAGAAATATTGGCAATGATAAAAGGATTATATAAGATGCAGCCCAGAAGTGAGAAGCACGCCGAAAATTATAGCAATAATTATACCAGTGACAAAAATAGCAAGAAACGTAAGCTTGATGTGCTCGTAGAAAGGCGGCAGCACTTGCCTTCATCCCAGCCACCCGCTGTTCCCAAGGCTACGCGAATTGAGATATTTAGAGACGAGGATAATCCCAGCCAAAGCACACATCACAATAGTACACAGGTACAAGTGCAAACTACAACGTCCATTTTACCTTTAAAACCTGTGGTTGATGGTAATCCCGCGCATGTGACACCAGTAAAGCCTTCACTAACAACCAACGCCTCTCGTTCGCCAACCGTAAcagctttttcaaaagatgcTATGAACGAGGTCTTTTCCATGTTCAATCAACATTATTCGGCCCCTGGTGCGCTATTAGATGGCGATGATACCACAACAAGTAAGTTTAACGTCTTCGAAAACTTTACGCAAGAATTCACGGCTAAGAATATTGAAGATTTAACTGAAGTAAAAGATCTCAAAGAAGAGGCGGCGCCACAACAATTTACCACAATAAATGAAACCAATGATCTTTATGAAAGATTGCCGATTAGTAGCACACGGCCAGAAAGGGGAGACTACATGACACCTATAAAGGAAACCACTGAAACAAATGTGCTACCTATAATCCAGACACCTGAGGAACGAATGAAGGCAGGAAATAAGAAATCGGGGGATAACACAGAAACACAAACAGAATTGACAAGTACAAATGTCCAAAGCTCTCCATTCCTCACACAACCTGAACCACAAGTAGAAAAGCCTTTACGAACCGCAAAACATctggaaaataataaagagcATTACCCAACCAGCATACCTCCTCTCATTAAAATAGAAAATCAACCACCTGTGATTATTGAAAACCCACTTAGCAATATTTTGAGAGCAAAGTTTTTGTCTGAAATTTCACCCCCGCTATCTCAATATAATACCTTTTACAATTACAACcaagaattgaaaatgagttctctattgaaaaaaatccataGAGTATCTCGCAACGAAAACAAGAACCCAATTGTTGATTTTAAGAAGACAGGTGACTTATATTGTATACGCGGAGAATTGGGCGAAGGAGGTTATGCCACCGTATATTTAGCAGAGTCTAGTCAGGGACATCTGCGGGCGTTGAAGGTAGAAAAGCCGGCAAGTGTGTGGGAATATTACATAATGAGCCAAGTGGAGTTTAGGTTGAGGAAAAGCACAAttttaaaatcaataatCAACGCTAGTGCATTACATTTGTTCCTTGATGAGAGCTACCTTGTCTTGAACTACGCCAGTCAAGGTACAGTTTTGGACTTAATTAATTTACAACGGGAAAAGACAATTGACGGCAATGGAATAATGGATGAGTACCTGTGCATGTTTATCACTGTCGAGCTAATGAAAGTACTTGAAAAGATACATGAAGTGGGAATAATACATGGTGATCTGAAGCCAGATAACTGCATGGTTAGATTAGAAAAACGAGGTGAGCCCCTAGGTGCTCATTATATGCGCAATGGAAAGGACGGCTGGGAAAACAAGGGAATTTATTTAATAGATTTTGGCAGATCATTTGATATGACACTGTTACCACCTGGAACGAAATTCAAATCAAATTGGCAGGCTGACCAGCAAGATTGTTGGGAGATGCGTGCAGGTAAGCCATGGAGTTATGAAGCAGATTATTATGGATTAGCGGGTGTCATACATTCGATgctttttggaaaattcatAGAAACGATTCAACTGCAAGATGGAAGGTGTAAATTAAAGAAGCCCTTTAAAAGGtattggaaaaaggaaatatggACCGTTATTTTCGATTTATTGTTAAACAGTGGTCAAGTTTCTAACCAAGCTCTACCAATGACTGAAAAGATTGTTGAAATAAGGGATTTGGTAGAAAGCCACCTAGAACAGCACGCAGAGAATCACTTAAGAAACGTTATACTGAGCGTCGAAGAGGAGCTATCGCATTTACAATATAAGGGAAAACCGTCAAAAAGGTTTTAA
- a CDS encoding type I glyceraldehyde-3-phosphate dehydrogenase (Glyceraldehyde-3-phosphate dehydrogenase (GAPDH), isozyme 3~similar to YGR192C) — MVRVAINGFGRIGRLVLRVALSRPNVEVVALNDPFITNDYAAYMFKYDSTHGRYAGEISHDGNHIIVDGKKIATYQERDPANLPWGSSNVDIVIDSTGVFKELDTAQKHIDAGAKKVVITAPSSTAPMFVMGVNEDKYTSDLKIVSNASCTTNCLALLAKVINDAFGIEEGLMTTIHSLTASQNTVDGPSHKDWRGGRTASGNIIPSSTGAAKAVGKVLPELQGKLTGMAFRVPTVDGSVVDLTVKLNKETTYDEIKKAVKAAAEGPMRGVLGYTEDAVVSSDFVGDSHSSIFDASAGIQLSPKFVKLISWYDNEYGYSTRVVDLVEHVAKA; from the coding sequence ATGGTTAGAGTTGCTATTAACGGTTTCGGTAGAATCGGTAGATTGGTTTTGAGAGTTGCTTTGTCTAGACCAAACGTCGAAGTTGTTGCTTTGAACGACCCATTCATCACCAACGACTACGCTGCTTACATGTTCAAGTACGACTCCACTCACGGTAGGTACGCTGGTGAAATTTCCCACGATGGCAATCACATCATTGTCGATGGTAAGAAGATTGCTACTTACCAAGAAAGAGACCCAGCTAACTTGCCATGGGGTTCTTCTAATGTTGACATCGTCATTGACTCCACTGGTGTTTTCAAGGAATTGGACACTGCTCAAAAGCACATTGACGCTGGTGCCAAGAAGGTTGTCATCACTGCTCCATCTTCCACCGCCCCAATGTTCGTCATGGGCGTTAACGAAGACAAATACACTTCTGACTTGAAGATTGTTTCCAACGCTTCTTGTACCACCAACTGTTTGGCTCTATTGGCCAAGGTCATCAACGATGCTTTCGgtattgaagaaggtttGATGACCACTATCCACTCTCTGACTGCTTCTCAAAATACTGTTGACGGTCCATCCCACAAGGACTGGAGAGGTGGTAGAACCGCTTCCGGTAACATCATCCCATCCTCTACTGGTGCTGCTAAGGCTGTCGGTAAGGTCTTGCCAGAATTGCAAGGTAAGTTGACCGGTATGGCTTTCAGAGTTCCAACCGTCGATGGCTCCGTTGTCGACTTGACTGTCAAGTTGAACAAGGAAACCACCTACGATGAAATCAAGAAGGCTGTTAAGGCTGCTGCTGAAGGTCCAATGAGGGGTGTCTTGGGTTACACCGAGGATGCTGTTGTCTCCTCTGACTTCGTGGGTGACTCTCACTCTTCCATCTTCGATGCTTCCGCTGGTATCCAATTGTCTCCAAAGTTCGTCAAGTTGATTTCCTGGTACGATAACGAATACGGTTACTCTACCAGAGTTGTCGACTTGGTTGAACACGTTGCCAAGGCTTAA
- the HGH1 gene encoding Hgh1p (similar to YGR187C), whose amino-acid sequence MTSQLNELVEFLHSPQPTVRQIAIDNLVGFSAGPTSKFFKNDNYRPVKDIIKMIMDPEHGTRVIIQQGVTILVNLSEDKLVRNIILNNDKKFLKFLIWKIVDLTNPNADIMCILLSNLAKDDAILATLDIKRNSGGEEIDDGLRLAALNKDVFKSLRAMDCLMDCFVKGYDKKLTKYASFNYLAFFFADISRFRLGRMYFIEEQKYDGVVPISKLLVFTEKYDAKVRREGVASTIKNSLFDSETHERLLKDEKINLLPYILLPIASAKDSEIDEEDMFNLPDELQLLPEDKERDPVPAIICCHLESILLLCTTYAGREYLRDKSVYPLVRELHKNVENEDIGELCYRIVNTLMRGEPGAGTVEEMPSKSAEEEKDEDNDEEEEDDDEDDEIVEVV is encoded by the coding sequence ATGACCTCACAATTAAATGAATTGGTAGAATTCTTACATTCCCCACAACCTACCGTAAGACAAATTGCTATTGATAATCTGGTCGGGTTTAGTGCTGGTCCcacttcaaaatttttcaagaatgaTAACTACAGACCTGTTAAggatataataaaaatgatcATGGATCCAGAACATGGTACCCGTGTTATTATTCAGCAAGGTGTCACTATATTGGTCAATTTATCTGAAGATAAGTTGGTaagaaatattatattgaaTAACGATAAGAAGttcttaaaatttttgatctGGAAAATCGTTGACTTAACCAATCCAAATGCTGATATAATGTGTATTTTATTGAGCAACTTAGCCAAGGATGATGCCATACTTGCCACTTTggatatcaaaagaaattctgGCGGTGAAGAAATCGATGACGGTTTGAGGCTAGCTGCTTTGAATAAAGACGTTTTTAAGAGTTTAAGAGCCATGGATTGTCTAATGGATTGCTTTGTTAAAGGCTatgacaaaaaattaacaaaaTATGCCAGTTTCAACTATTtagcctttttttttgcggACATCTCGAGATTTAGATTGGGCAGGATGTATTTTATTGAGGAACAGAAATATGATGGGGTTGTTCCTATTTCAAAACTACTAGTATTTactgaaaaatatgatgcAAAAGTTAGAAGAGAAGGTGTCGCTTCTACAATAAAGAATTCCCTGTTTGATTCTGAAACTCATGAAAGACTACttaaagatgaaaaaataaacctGTTGCCTTACATTTTGCTACCTATTGCTAGTGCTAAAGATTCTGAAATTGATGAGGAAGATATGTTTAACTTACCGGATGAACTTCAATTATTGCCAGAGGACAAGGAAAGAGATCCAGTTCCTGCCATTATATGCTGCCATTTAGAAAGTATACTTCTACTATGTACGACATATGCTGGAAGAGAGTATTTAAGGGACAAGTCCGTTTATCCACTAGTGAGGGAGCTGCATAAAAAcgttgaaaatgaagatattgGTGAATTGTGTTATAGAATTGTTAATACGTTAATGAGAGGCGAGCCAGGTGCGGGAACAGTGGAAGAGATGCCATCAAAGAGTGCggaagaggaaaaagacGAAGAtaacgatgaagaagaagaagatgacgatgaagatgatgaaattgtcGAAGTGGTCTAG
- the HIP1 gene encoding histidine permease (High-affinity histidine permease~similar to YGR191W), translating to MPRNPLKKEYWADMVDGFKPATSPSSENEKESTTFITEQTSKTDSAFPLSSKGSPGINQTTNDITSSNRSRHNGDIEHEDINNTNLSKDLSVRHLLTLAVGGAIGTGLYVNTGAALSTGGPASLVIDWVIISTCLFTVINSLGELSAAFPVVGGFNVYSMRFIEPSFAFAVNLNYLAQWLVLLPLELVAASITIKYWNDKINSDAWVAIFYATIALANMLDVKSFGETEFVLSMIKILSIIGFTILGIVLSCGGGPHGGYIGGKYWHDPGAFVGHGSGTQFKGLCSVFVTAAFSYSGIEMTAVSAAESKNPRETIPKAAKRTFWLITASYVTILTLIGCLVPSNDPRLLNGSSSVDAASSPLVIAIENGGIKGLPSLMNAIILIAVVSVANSAVYACSRCMVAMAHIGNLPKFLNRVDKKGRPMNAILLTLFFGLLSFVAASDKQAEVFTWLSALSGLSTIFCWMAINLSHIRFRQAMKAQERSLDELPFISQTGVRGSWYGFIVLFLVLVASFWTSLFPLGGSGASAESFFEGYLSFPILIVCYVGHKLYTRNWTLMVKLEDIDLDTGRKQVDLAVRREEMKIERETLAKRSFVTRFLHFWC from the coding sequence ATGCCTAGAAAcccattgaaaaaggaatatTGGGCAGATATGGTTGATGGATTCAAGCCAGCTACTTCTCCAAGCTCCgagaatgaaaaagaatctACCACATTCATTACGGAACAAACTTCCAAAACTGATTCTGCATTTCCATTAAGTAGCAAAGGTTCGCCTGGCATAAACCAAACTACAAACGACATCACATCCTCAAATCGCTCCCGTCACAATGGAGACATAGAGCATGAAGACATCAACAACACCAACCTGAGTAAAGATCTATCCGTGAGACATCTTTTGACCCTAGCTGTTGGTGGTGCCATAGGTACCGGTTTATATGTGAATACAGGTGCCGCGTTATCCACAGGTGGTCCGGCCAGTTTAGTCATTGATTGGGTTATTATCAGTACGTGTCTTTTCACCGTGATTAACTCCCTTGGTGAGCTTTCCGCTGCTTTTCCCGTTGTCGGTGGGTTCAATGTTTACAGTATGCGTTTTATTGAGCCTTCTTTTGCATTTGCAGTGAACCTAAATTACTTAGCTCAATGGCTAGTTCTTTTACCATTGGAATTGGTGGCTGCATCTATTACTATAAAATACTGGAATGATAAAATTAACTCCGACGCCTGGGTGGCTATCTTTTATGCCACCATTGCCCTGGCTAATATGTTGGACGTTAAGTCATTTGGTGAGACTGAATTTGTACTATCCATGATCAAAATCCTCTCCATAATCGGCTTTACCATCTTAGGTATTGTTTTATCCTGTGGTGGCGGACCTCACGGGGGCTATATTGGTGGTAAATACTGGCATGATCCAGGTGCTTTTGTAGGGCATGGTTCTGGAACTCAGTTTAAGGGTTTATGTTCTGTTTTTGTTACCGCTGCGTTTTCTTATTCCGGTATTGAAATGACTGCTGTTTCTGCTGCCGAAAGTAAAAACCCAAGAGAAACCATCCCCAAGGCAGCAAAGAGAACTTTTTGGTTGATTACCGCCTCCTATGTGACTATATTGACTTTAATTGGTTGCTTGGTTCCATCCAATGATCCTAGGTTACTAAACGGTTCAAGTTCAGTGGATGCTGCTTCATCTCCTTTGGTTATCGCAATTGAAAACGGGGGCATTAAAGGTTTGCCATCATTAATGAACGCTATTATTTTGATCGCTGTTGTTTCTGTGGCTAACAGTGCTGTCTATGCATGTTCAAGGTGTATGGTTGCCATGGCTCATATTGGTAATTTACCGAAGTTCTTAAACCGTGTTGACAAAAAGGGGAGACCAATGAACGCTATCTTGTTAACTTTGTTTTTTGGTCTGCTTTCCTTTGTGGCTGCAAGTGATAAGCAAGCTGAAGTCTTTACATGGTTGAGTGCTTTATCTGGTTTGTCGACAATTTTCTGTTGGATGGCCATCAACCTCTCCCATATTAGATTTCGCCAAGCCATGAAAGCTCAAGAAAGGTCTTTAGACGAATTACCGTTCATTTCTCAAACTGGTGTTAGAGGGTCCTGGTATGGTTTCATCGTTCTATTTCTGGTTTTGGTTGCATCTTTTTGGACTTCTCTGTTCCCACTGGGCGGTTCAGGAGCCAGCGCTGAGTCATTCTTTGAAGGATATTTGTCCTTTCCAATTCTGATTGTCTGCTACGTTGGACATAAACTATATACCAGAAATTGGACATTGATGGTGAAGTTAGAGGATATAGATCTTGACACCGGCAGAAAACAAGTGGATTTGGCCGTTCGTAGGGAAGAAATGAAGATTGAGCGAGAAACATTAGCAAAAAGATCTTTCGTAACAAGATTTTTACATTTCTGGTGTTGA
- the TFG1 gene encoding transcription factor IIF subunit TFG1 (TFIIF (Transcription Factor II) largest subunit~similar to YGR186W): MSRRNPPGGRNGGGPTNASPFIKRDRMRRNFLRMRMGQNGSNSSSPGLPNGDGSRGSPVKKDDPEYAEEREKMLLQIGVEADAGRSNVKVKDEDPNEYNEFPLRAIPKEDLENMRTHLLKFQSKKKINPVTDFHLPVRLHRKDTRNLQFQLTRAEIVQRQKEISEYKKKAEQERSTPNSGGINKSGTASLNNTAKDGSQTPTIDSATKDNTANGVNSSAATAAGSSVLPTSPISVSTVESNGVANGSSSAANGLDDNAPAPNPVNGKLLVTKLEDAGPAEDPTKVGMVKYDGKEVANEPEFEEGTMDPLADVAPDGGGRAKRGNLRRKTRQLKVLDENAKKLRFEEFYPWVMEDFDGYNTWVGSYEAGNSDSYVLLSVEDDGSFTMIPADKVYKFTARNKYATLTIDEAEKRMDKKSGEVPRWLMKHLDNIGTTTTRYDRTRRKLKAVADQQAMDEDDRDDNSEVELDYDEEFADDEEAPIIDGNEQENKESEQRIKKEMLQANAMGLRDEEAPSENEEDELFGEKKIDEDGERIKKALQKTELAALYSSDEDEINPYLSESDIENKENESPVKKEEESDSLSKSKRSSPKKQQKKATNAHVHKEPTLRVKSIKNCVIILKGDKKVLKSFPGGEWNPQTAKAIDINNNASNTASSPIKQEEGLDSIAAEREETPAPTITEKDIMEAIGDGKVNIKEFGKFIRRKYPGAENKKLMFAIVKKLCRKVGNDHMELKKEQVSL, translated from the coding sequence ATGTCTAGACGCAATCCACCAGGCGGTAGAAACGGGGGGGGTCCGACTAATGCCTCTCCCTTTATTAAAAGAGACAGAatgagaagaaattttctGAGGATGAGAATGGGCCAAAACGGTAGCAATTCGAGTTCCCCAGGCCTACCAAATGGAGACGGCAGTAGGGGATCTCCTGTAAAAAAAGACGATCCTGAGTATGCTGAGGAGAGAGAGAAAATGCTTCTACAAATCGGTGTTGAAGCGGATGCTGGTAGGAGCAATGTGAAAGTAAAAGACGAGGATCCCAATGAATATAATGAATTTCCCTTAAGAGCTATTCCAAAAGAGGATTTAGAAAACATGAGGACACACCTTTTGAAGTTTCAAAgtaagaagaagatcaaCCCTGTAACAGACTTCCATCTCCCCGTAAGACTGCACAGAAAGGATACAAGAAACTTGCAATTTCAGCTAACAAGAGCAGAAATTGTTCAAAGGCAAAAAGAGATTTctgaatataaaaaaaaggcggAGCAAGAAAGAAGTACACCCAACTCAGGCGGTATTAATAAATCAGGGACGGCTTCGCTCAATAATACTGCTAAAGATGGTTCCCAAACACCTACTATTGACTCTGCCACCAAAGACAACACGGCGAATGGTGTAAACTCCTCCGCTGCTACTGCAGCTGGGTCTTCTGTCCTTCCTACTAGCCCTATTAGTGTGTCCACCGTTGAAAGTAATGGAGTGGCAAATGGTTCAAGTAGTGCAGCTAATGGTTTGGATGATAATGCACCTGCACCTAATCCAGTCAATGGCAAGCTGTTAGTGACAAAACTGGAAGACGCGGGTCCCGCTGAGGACCCTACTAAAGTAGGAATGGTCAAGTACGACGGGAAAGAAGTGGCTAACGAACCGGAATTCGAAGAAGGCACCATGGATCCATTAGCAGATGTGGCACCAGATGGAGGCGGTAGAGCCAAACGAGGAAATTTGAGAAGGAAAACCCGTCAACTGAAAGTCCTTGATGAGAACGCCAAAAAGCTGAGATTTGAGGAATTTTATCCATGGGTCATGGAAGATTTCGATGGGTACAACACATGGGTGGGCTCTTACGAAGCAGGTAACTCAGATTCTTACGTTTTGTTAAGTGTAGAGGATGATGGAAGTTTTACCATGATCCCTGCTGATAAGGTTTATAAGTTCACTGCAAGAAATAAGTATGCTACTTTGACCATCGACGAGGCGGAAAAGAGGATGGACAAGAAAAGTGGTGAAGTGCCACGTTGGTTGATGAAGCATTTGGATAATATAGGTACAACTACAACTAGATATGACAGAACAAGGAGAAAGCTTAAAGCTGTTGCTGACCAACAAGCTatggatgaagatgatcGTGATGATAATTCTGAAGTAGAGTTAGATTATGATGAAGAGTTTGccgatgatgaagaggcACCAATTATAGATGGtaatgaacaagaaaataaagaatcAGAACAAAGAATCAAGAAGGAGATGCTGCAAGCTAATGCGATGGGTCTTCGTGATGAAGAAGCTCCATCCGAAAACGAAGAGGATGAATTATttggtgaaaagaagattgaTGAGGACGGTGAAAGAATTAAGAAGGCATTACAAAAGACCGAACTAGCAGCATTATACTCCtcagatgaagatgagaTTAACCCATACTTATCTGAATCTGAtatagaaaacaaagaaaacgaaTCGCCCgttaaaaaggaagaagagtcGGACAGTCTATCCAAATCCAAGAGATCCTCCCCAaagaaacaacaaaagaaagctACAAATGCACATGTGCATAAAGAGCCAACTTTGAGGGTGAAAAGTATTAAAAATTGTGTCATTATCTTGAAGGGAGATAAGAAAGTACTAAAAAGCTTCCCAGGGGGAGAATGGAATCCACAGACAGCAAAAGCTATAgatatcaataataatgcATCAAATACAGCGTCTTCGCCAATCAAACAGGAGGAAGGTCTAGATTCTATAGCAGCcgaaagagaagaaactCCAGCGCCTACCAtaacagaaaaagatatTATGGAAGCCATTGGTGATGGTAAAGtcaatatcaaagaatttggaaagttcattagaagaaaatacccTGGCGCGGAAAACAAGAAGCTAATGTTTGCCATAgttaaaaaattatgtCGAAAGGTGGGCAATGACCACATGGAATTAAAGAAAGAGCAGGTTAGTTTATAA
- the CRH1 gene encoding transglycosylase (Chitin transglycosylase~similar to YGR189C) — translation MKVLDLITVLSASSLFSILAAAESTATTDSATATSSAASCNPLKTTGCTPDTALATSFSEDFSSSSKWFTDLKHAGEINYGSDGLSMTLAKRYDNPSLKSNFYIMYGKLEVILKAANGTGIVSSFYLQSDDLDEIDIEWVGGDNTQFQSNFFSKGDTTTYDRGEFHGVDTPTDKFHNYTLDWAMDKTTWYLDGESVRVLSNTSSEGYPQSPMYLMMGIWAGGDPDNAAGTIEWAGGETDYNDAPFTMYIEKVIVTDYSTGKKYTYGDESGSWESIEADDGSIYGRYDQAQEDFAVLANGGSISTSSASSSPSSSAASSTSSSVASSSSLSAASSTSSFAASSSSSSSTATPSKTSASSSVTASSSISSSAKQSTSSSKKTVSSSSSGESTISSTKTSAIASSTTRSTVAPTSQQSSVSSDSPVQDKGGVATSSNDKTSSTAQTSSEHTSTVQSSSSEVSSTNTVQIANGAKFAQSLPRQGKLFSVLVTALLTFL, via the coding sequence ATGAAAGTGCTTGACCTAATAACAGTACTCAGTGCCTCCTCCTTATTCTCTATACTGGCAGCTGCTGAAAGTACTGCTACTACAGACAGTGCGACTGCCACTTCGAGCGCTGCTTCGTGCAACCCACTAAAGACTACAGGTTGCACGCCTGATACAGCTCTGGCAACTAGTTTTAGCGAAGATTTCTCATCCTCATCCAAATGGTTTACCGACTTGAAGCATGCAGGTGAAATCAACTACGGTTCCGATGGCTTATCAATGACACTAGCGAAAAGATATGATAATCCAAGTTTAAAATCTAACTTTTACATCATGTATGGTAAATTGGAAGTCATCTTAAAAGCTGCCAATGGTACCGGTATCGTTTCATCATTCTACTTACAAAGTGATGATTTAGATGAAATTGACATTGAATGGGTAGGCGGTGACAACACTCAATTCCAATccaacttcttttctaaagGAGATACAACGACATACGACAGAGGTGAATTCCACGGTGTCGACACTCCTACTGATAAATTTCATAACTATACTTTAGATTGGGCGATGGATAAAACAACTTGGTACCTCGACGGAGAATCTGTCAGAGTATTATCAAACACATCAAGCGAAGGTTACCCACAATCTCCAATGTACCTAATGATGGGTATTTGGGCCGGTGGTGACCCAGACAATGCTGCTGGTACCATTGAATGGGCTGGTGGTGAAACTGATTACAATGATGCCCCCTTCACCATGTACATTGAAAAGGTCATTGTAACTGATTATTCTACCGGTAAAAAATACACCTATGGTGACGAATCTGGTTCCTGGGAATCTATCGAAGCCGATGATGGTTCTATTTATGGCAGATACGACCAAGCTCAAGAAGATTTTGCTGTTTTGGCTAACGGCGGTAGTATTTCCACCAGCTCCGCATCCTCTTCACCTTCCTCATCTGCTGCATCTTCCACTTCCTCATCTGTtgcatcttcatcttccttATCTGCCGCATCTTCCACTTCCTCATTTGCcgcatcttcatcttcatcttcctcaACCGCTACTCCATCTAAAACGtctgcttcttcatcagtCACCGCTTCTAGTTCCATTAGCTCGTCCGCCAAGCAATCCACCTCTTCATCGAAAAAAACAGTATCTTCCTCGTCTTCAGGTGAATCCACTATTTCCTCCACTAAGACATCTGCCATTGCTTCATCTACTACTAGGTCTACGGTTGCCCCAACTAGTCAACAATCTTCCGTATCCTCGGACAGTCCTGTACAGGATAAGGGTGGTGTCGCAACATCAAGTAATGACAAAACCAGTTCAACCGCTCAAACATCAAGTGAACACACATCTACGGTCCAAAGTTCTTCCTCCGAAGTAAGCTCGACGAACACTGTTCAAATTGCTAACGGTGCCAAGTTTGCTCAGAGCTTACCAAGACAaggaaaacttttttccGTACTTGTAACTGCTTTACTGACTTTCCTAtaa